The Pleurodeles waltl isolate 20211129_DDA chromosome 6, aPleWal1.hap1.20221129, whole genome shotgun sequence genome has a segment encoding these proteins:
- the LOC138301527 gene encoding olfactory receptor 5M5-like, whose protein sequence is MEIGNLSNTQEYILLGLTNERAIEIVLFLLFSVVYLITMVGNVGLIVLTVIDSRLHTPMYFFLCNLSFVDACYASVVAPKMLAQLLTGNKIITYVGCVIQFYFFLVFVITEQYILMVMAYDRYVAICYPLTYTTRMSWKVCILLVAVPYVYGVSDAGVQTYFTWTLSYCRSHAIDHFFCSDPPLIKLSCTSTSKKEFAVFWSSGFNLTTTGFLITVSYSCIITAILKIRSADARKKTFSTCVSHFTTVSIFYGTLFIYYLQPVSTHTIEQDKVLSVFYAIFVPMLNPLIYSLRNKEVKDALKKIIMRTCSSH, encoded by the coding sequence ATGGAAATTGGAAATCTATCAAACACACAGGAATATATTTTGCTTGGATTGACCAATGAGCGGGCCATAGAAATTGTCCTCTTCCTTTTGTTTTCCGTGGTCTATTTAATCACAATGGTTGGGAATGTCGGCTTAATTGTGCTAACAGTAATTGACTCACGTCTCCATACTCCTATGTACTTTTTTCTTTGCAACCTCTCTTTTGTTGATGCCTGCTATGCCTCAGTGGTGGCCCCTAAAATGCTAGCACAGCTGTTAACAGGCAATAAGATCATCACGTATGTTGGGTGTGTCATTCAGTTTTACTTTTTCCTGGTCTTTGTGATTACGGAGCAATACATTCTCATGGTTATGGCCTATGATCGCTATGTCGCCATTTGCTATCCCTTGACGTATACAACCAGGATGTCTTGGAAGGTCTGTATTTTATTGGTCGCCGTCCCATATGTGTATGGTGTTTCTGATGCAGGCGTTCAGACCTATTTTACCTGGACTTTATCCTACTGTAGGTCTCACGCCATTGACCACTTTTTCTGTTCCGACCCCCCTTTAATAAAACTATCATGTACCAGCACAAGCAAAAAAGAATTTGCTGTCTTTTGGTCATCGGGCTTCAACCTAACTACCACTGGTTTTCTCATTACGGTATCATACTCATGCATCATTACAGCTATACTTAAAATTCGCTCTGCAGACGCGAGGAAAAAAACTTTCTCCACTTGCGTGTCCCACTTCACCACCGTCTCAATATTCTACGGGACGCTCTTCATTTATTACCTACAACCTGTTTCCACCCACACCATCGAGCAGGATAAGGTGCTTTCCGTCTTCTATGCAATCTTTGTCCCAATGTTAAACCCTCTGATTTACAGTTTGAGAAACAAGGAAGTGAAAGACGCCCTAAAGAAGATCATTATGAGAACATGTAGTTCACATTAA